The sequence below is a genomic window from Lolium perenne isolate Kyuss_39 chromosome 7, Kyuss_2.0, whole genome shotgun sequence.
CTCGCCGCCCGCAAGCCGCGGCCACCAGGTCCGCCGGCCCAAGGCTCCGGCGGCAAGGGTGGGATCATCCATGCCGCCTCTCCCCTCCCGCGCGAGCTGATGCGGGCGGCGCCTCCGAGGAATGGCGCCGGAGGGAAGACCAAGGCGCCACAACGGCCCGGCGCGCCCGCCGAGGGCACCGGCGGCCGCGGTGGGATCATCCATGCTGCATCTTCTTGAACGGCACCCCAAATCATTCGGTATCGGGGTTAGACGATAGAACACGGTTGTAGATGATCGAGAGAAATCGAGATTCAAGTTTCTCGAGAATAAATCGAGATTCAGTTTTACTGCCGCAGCTGCAATTTTCTGTTCTGCATACGTACAGGTCGAGATGTTTAATTTTTAAAATAGCCGGCTACAGGATATAGCCGTAGCCTCCCAAAACAGCTATAGTCTTACTATAGCCAGCTATTTAAGGACTTTGACACCTCTTAGCAGGCTAATGCAGTTAGCCGCACCATGCGAGAAAGACTATAGAGCTATAGTCGGCTATTTTAAACTATATGTAGGTGACGATGCATGTTGAGTGTAGGTGAACACACCTGCTCGAGGTTCATAGGAAACAAAATGGAGGCTGAATGAATGTCACTCTAGTTGCATAATCTGCAAATGAGCAAATCGTCACGATATTTGTACCATAATATACAGTGAACTCAATTGACAGCCATATTGATCCTAATATAAGTTCATATTCTCCCTTGTCCGATTAATTTTCCTGCAAAAAGTAATGGCTTTGGAGGTACAAATGTACAGTCAAAGGGCGCATGCTGTTATGTTACTATACATCCGCAGCCCTTCAGAACTGTTAATAAATTTTGGACATTAACTCGAACTAAATAAATGTTACACCCAAAATTCGGAGATTTTAACTCAAATGTGCACACCATAAAACTAAaacctttttattatttttgatttAATTTCGAATTACTCTCAACTACATTGTTCAGAGCCGCTAGCCAAAATGTTTTCTTTAGTTTAACTATCACATTTATTTTCCATTGTTTTTCAGAGTAAAATAACAtaatttctactaagaatctgaaAATTGTGGCACCCCTACCCCCAAGGTGTTATCAGGGGCGACTTCATGATTCCTCTAGAAACTTCCATACAAAATAAACTTTTTGTTCATCTTATTTGAGAATAGTGTTGTCAAACGGAACGAAAGAGGAAAATTGTCGGCTGGCATTTATTAGTACAATAGTCATCGAATGTATAAAAAATTGGGTAATAATTGGCGTACACCCAATTAAATTCAAATTATGGGAATAACTAAATTGTACCTAAGGTTCCGTCTAGTCCTAGGTGGCACAATCAAGGTTAAGAAAACTCAAGTAGAGCTATGGTTAACAAGTTAAAGGAGACAAGAGAACATCTATAAAATGAAATCTTGGCCCATCATGGTAGAAGGAAGATGAGCGATTTTCTAGCATGGATTATGAATAATCCCTCTCTCCCTGGTCCACAAAAACTAGTAGACCTAATTTTGCCCTTCTAATTTTGTTTTTTTAGTCCCTCAATAATAGGCTTAATTAGTCATTTTTCATGAACCAATATAATATATAACCTCCTTTCATAGGCGTGTAATCATTCACTCTCGCTTGAGTAGATATCAAGGGTACTAGACCATGAAAGCGCGCGTTGCCGCGCCCGTCCGTCTTCAAGAAAGAACTGAACAAATATTTCTAAAATTATGTAAATATAGATATTTGGTAAAACTTCAACAATCTGAATTACAATGGGATGATATATATAACCTTCAATTCAGTCCAATCTTCTCTTGATAGACGACAGAAACATCAAGACTTATCCGTATTAACATCGAGATCACATGGAAATATCAAGGtaaagaaaagcaatagaaagtTAACATTCCGAGGACATATTTGAACATCGATGCAAATTTCCAAGCAATTCAAAGCACACTTTCTATCTGAAATACTGAATGCCCCATCCAGGAACGCAATCTAGAAAACAATAGGAGATCAGTTAAGACTAACAATCAATTAAGTAAACAACAAGTGCAACTCTGAAATTAAAGATATCCCTTGTCCATGCAGCCATGAAACAAGTGCAACCCTGAAATAGAACCAAACAGAGATGTATCTCAGAAATAAACAAGAATGGGgcctttgatgaattttatatgaacACTAACAATATTGTTGACATTTAATTGGAAATGCCAACAGACACGTAGACTTATAGTCACGTTACTCGCAAAAGAAAATTCACTAAGCTTAGCCCAAAAGACACGTAGACAAAGTTTTTCTAATACAAAACTTCTTATGGAAGCAAATGTAACCTTTTTTTAGAGAAACATGTCACTTTATTGATTATGATAAACCATTACATAGCAAATGTAACCTAACAACGAAAGAATTAAACTGTTCCGCAGAGTGAGCTGGAGTATGTGGCGCAACATTACACAGACGAAAGACATGAATAAAAATCACAGATACAAACTCTAAAGAGAGAGCCTTGATATCTTGAGCCAGCACCCCAACTTAACTTCGATCAACCGTAGAATCATTGATTCGAAGAATTAAAGACAGGCAACCCGATGCCACTATGATTTttgttttgagaaacacagtacaaacgcaggcgctcacatacacgcgcatacactcaccactatgaacgcacacacgcacaccctacccctatgagcacctccggaagactgagccggcggattggatcttgaaattgacgaagtcaccacaggcgcctcgctgtcgacgggaacgtcgcttcctactgaatgaatattccgcctttatgagacacacagatgtcaaatctgggatttgaactctggtggactggaggtacaaccaccctcctaaccacccaacctcaggttggttctcaatGCCACTATGATTTTGTCAAAACCAATTAACCATAAGTTGTAGCTGCAACTTGTAATTGGCTGATTTATGGAATGTTTGTGCCGTGCAAGATTTGGGTTAAATAAAGGTGTTAGGTCAGTTAAAGCAGAAGTAATTAAAATGACTTGCCGCATCAGACTTGTTAATTTGCTCACGATTTGGTACCAAGCATCAGCGGAATAGGAGAATTAGAGAGGCGTCGGAGATGGAACATGAGGAGCTATGGTTAGGATTACCCGATCGACGAAGACTGGCTCTCACGCGCCGTCGAAGATGTCATCCGGTTTCCCCTCCTGCACCAGCGACACGCCACCGTGGCTGTTTCCGCCTCCACTTACTCAAGCCGCTTCATGCGGCATCCTTCTCTACATCGCTGTCGTCATCGCCATCTCGTCCGTCGTCGTGGCCAGTGGCCACCATGATCTAGAAATATACACTGCAAGAAAACATAGGGAGAGAGAAATGAAATGTCTGCAAGAAACATAGGAAGAGAGAAATGAAAAGTCTGCAACAACCAAGGATACATAACCTGGAGATGAAGCATGATTACCGCAGGAAGCAATTAATAGCCTCATGAAAATAGGGGAGACGAGGTGGGCAGGCTAGGAACAGTTTCCACTATCACCGGAGATTAAGGAAATGGGAGGGCGGTAGCGGTACAACTTCTATTGCCATTAATTTCACGAAGCAGTTGTGGCAGTGGCGCCGTGCCCAATCAAGGTCAGAGCAGAATTCGCTGCTCAAAGCCCAACGAAGCAGCCCAATCAAGGTCGCAGGGCCCGATACACGAGAAAACGTCCAGGTCATTGTCCGGAGTAGCAGCCCGGTAACATGGCCGAACGGATCGCTCAGGGGAGCGCCGTGAAAAACGCCCAGAATTAGCGACGGGATGACCAATAGATCTGGAACGTCCATTAGTTTGATCCAATGGCTGACAATCTAAAATCGCTGTCAATGCTCCTAGGTAGGTACGTTTTACTGTTACTCAATAACCAAGAGGTCCAATAGGCTATTGGGAAATGAACCGGTTCCAAGAGAGACATTGTAAAGATCAGGACCTTGTAAGATCGCATTATGGATGTAGAGTGACTAGAGACTTGATTGATCACAATAAATATGCATGTGCATGCTTTGCAGTATTTTCTCAGAACTAAACCTTTTTTTATCCATGATTTCAAACTTTGATGATTATTTTTTTCTTCATAAACAAAGAATGACATCtagttttctttttttcttctaaGACAAAATCCGTTTTCCTATTTTCCTTTATTATTATTGGAACGTAGAATAAGTGGGAGGTGGGATGAACAGCCATCACAAAGTCCACTTTATTACAACAAAATCTTTTATAGAGAACTACATGATTTGACCTCATTTGTTAGTGAAAGTACTTGCTTTACACTTCACATCTAACGGAGTGGTGGCAGCAAAATATCGGATATGGCCCTCGTTGTCGATGTGTACATATATGTATACATTGATAGTTTGTCTGCATTAGCCTTGTTAGTTGACTTTCTACTAGACAACAAGGTCAACTAATTAATGTGTAGTCGTATACTAACCGAGGCCTGAACATTCTATCATGTATATTACTCCCCCTTTTTTTAATATAAGCTGTTTTAGCAAattattttgttttgctaagaATACATACAATGGGAAAGTGATATATATCAACAACTTCGAGAGTTTTACTCGGTTGAAATGGTCTTTAAGAGAGCTACCGCACTTATTACGACTACGAGTGCAGTCCCTGTCGAAGAAGAATAAGTCTCAATCATAGGAAAAAAAAGCCAACCAGCTTCGTGTTTGTTTGTACGTACGTTTGAGTTAATTATCATCAACATGACCATTTATTTTCGCTTTCTCGTTGTTAAGTAGTATTATAATGGGTCAAGGTCACCCAAAGCAAAGTGAATATGCACGCTGTGGGCTTCTTCAGCTAATCGCCATTGACTGTTTGCTACTTGACCTGCGTTCACATTACCTACGCATCCGGAATTCCGGACAAAAGTATCCACTGATACCATCTTTCACATTTTATCATGATACCATTTGTAAAAATTCAAATTCATAAATGTTCATTTTTATTATTAAAAATGTGCTCAAATCCATAAATTTTAAAACCAAATTGAAAGTACACATGGAGAAAGAAAAAAAGATAAATATAATATTAGTAGTGTTAACAAGGACCAAAGCACAAATAAAAATATTCACATATTAGAAGTCGTTTGTTATCCATCATTTGGGTCTGGAATCCTGAAATTCATTTTGGAATTCCATAGGTGGACTATTTGGTTGCCACAGATTGGCCgtcatttcatttaggaaatccagcaaaatgatgcCATGGGTAAATACAATTCTGAGCTGAGACCTATCATTTGCGTTTCTCTATGGAAGCCATTTACAAGttcaatattgaattctgctgtcatttgcaattcctgtggcaactaaacaagtgtccatttctgAAATTAtaatgtaaatgaaatgaatacatgtatttatTTCAAAATGCTGCAAACGAAATGAaagcctggcttccaaacgaGCTCTTAGTTCTTACGGGAAGTATTTCGAATTTGGCTAT
It includes:
- the LOC127326201 gene encoding uncharacterized protein, which gives rise to MASSSPSFLLQLVRYVSSLPTHFMRATTRALPLPTGGAGGAIRPLAARKPRPPGPPAQGSGGKGGIIHAASPLPRELMRAAPPRNGAGGKTKAPQRPGAPAEGTGGRGGIIHAASS